In the bacterium SCSIO 12741 genome, AGGAACCCCTTTTTTCTCTAAGCGTTTAATGATGTGCCATCCAAAATTGGATTTTACCGGAGCTGAAATATCTCCGTTATTCTCCAGGCTAAAGGCTGCTTCTTCAAACTCAGGCACCATTCTACCGGTTCCAAACCAAGGAAGTTCTCCCCCTTATTGGCCGTACCGCGATCATCTGAGTACTTCTTGGCCAATTCCTCAAAATTGGCCCCTTTCTGTAGCTCGTCATAGATTTCCATGGCCTTCTTTTCCTTTTCTTCGGCGGCCTTCTCATCGTCGTTCTCACTGGTTTGCACCATGATGTGAGCCACTTGAATTTCTCCACGAGCAGGACGACGGTCCTTTACCCATACCAAGTGGTATCCGAATCGGCTACGAACAGGATCTGAAACCTGTCCAACCTCAGTATTATAGGCAGCGCTTTCAAAGGGGTAAACCATCTGAAATACGTTGAAGTATCCCAAATTTCCACCATTGTTTACGGCAGATGGATCTTCTGATTCCACCTTGGCTAATTTTTCAAAATCAGTAGCAGGATCGGTGATCTTACGCTTGATCAGCATACACTTTCTCCAGGCTTCCAACGAATCCTGAGGGCTTGCATCCGGCTCGCAACGAATTAGGATGTGATACGCGTTCACATCTTCCTTCATTCGGTTATAAGCCTCCTGAATCAATTCTTCGGTAACCGTTTCATCATTCAAATAAGGAACAGCCAATTGTCTACGGTACCCGCTCAACTCCTTGTTGAAGTTGCGATTGGTATCCATACCCATATCTTCCGCCTGGCGAACTTTCAATCGAAAGTTTATGTACAAATCGAGGTACTCTTCTTTCGTCTTCGGGTCGATTGACTGAGCGTTACTGTTGTTTTTATTGTAGACCATCAAAAATTCATCGAGCGTGATGTCTTCACCGGCAATGTTGAGGAGTACATCCTCTTGTGCCAGCAAACCAGTGCTCATGATCAGTCCTAATAACAAGGCAATTGTTCTGTTCATTTGGTTAAGATTTAATGAGTATAGTTTAGGTTCAATTACTTTCTGGAATAATTCGGTGCCTCACGGGTAATCGAAATATCGTGTGGGTGGCTCTCCGCTACTCCAGCTGCCGTAATACGAACGAATTTGGCCTGACGCAAATCACCAATTGTTGGTGCTCCACAATAGCCCATTCCAGCCCGAAGACCTCCTACCATCTGGTAGATAACTTCGGCTAATTTTCCTTTATAAGGTACACGTCCAGAAATCCCTTCCGGTACCAGTTTCTTAATGTCATCTTCGGCATCCTGAAAATAGCGGTCTTTGGATCCTTTTTGCATCGCTTCCAACGATCCCATGCCTCGGTATGATTTAAATTTTCTTCCTTGGTAAATAATGGTTTCCCCTGGAGACTCTTCCACACCTGCAAACAAAGATCCAGCCATAATAGAGCTCGCACCAGCGGCCAAAGCCTTCACGATATCTCCAGTAAAGCGAATACCTCCATCTGCGATCAAGGGAACTTCATTGGTATTGATGGCTGACGCTACATTCAATACAGCTGACAATTGAGGAACACCTACTCCAGCAATAACGCGGGTAGTACAAATAGAACCAGGACCAATTCCCACCTTAACGGCATCCGCACCGGCATCAGCCAACATCTTGGCGGCATCACCAGTGGCGATGTTCCCAACTACTACATCAATGTTGCTGAACGCATTTTTCACATCCTTCAAAATTCCAACAACACCAGCTGAGT is a window encoding:
- a CDS encoding peptidylprolyl isomerase, whose translation is MNRTIALLLGLIMSTGLLAQEDVLLNIAGEDITLDEFLMVYNKNNSNAQSIDPKTKEEYLDLYINFRLKVRQAEDMGMDTNRNFNKELSGYRRQLAVPYLNDETVTEELIQEAYNRMKEDVNAYHILIRCEPDASPQDSLEAWRKCMLIKRKITDPATDFEKLAKVESEDPSAVNNGGNLGYFNVFQMVYPFESAAYNTEVGQVSDPVRSRFGYHLVWVKDRRPARGEIQVAHIMVQTSENDDEKAAEEKEKKAMEIYDELQKGANFEELAKKYSDDRGTANKGENFLGLEPVEWCLSLKKQPLAWRITEIFQLR